A window of Chloroflexota bacterium genomic DNA:
CTGTGGGTCTGTGTCGCGGTCCTCGTCGGCTGGACCGCCGTCTGCTTCGGGATCTCGGCGCGGTTCTTCCGCTGGCAGTAGCGCCCGCTACCAGCGTTCCTCGTGGACGAGCTCGTCGAGCCGGCGGCGGCCACCCGCCCGGAGCGACCGGGTGAGTTCCGACGGATCCGCCGGGTAGCCGAACGAGAGGAGGTACTCGCAGCGTCGGTCCGTCGGGTAGCCGAGGAGCCGACGGGCGAGGTCGTGGTCGTAGACGGTCGCCGGGCAGCTGCCGATCCCGAGCTCCCATGCCGCAAGCTGTATGTTCGCCGCCGCCTGGCCGAGGTCGAACAGGATCGAGAGCGGTGCGTCGGGCCCGTGCGGATCCGGTGTCACCAGGGCGATCGCGACGGCGGCCCCGGCGACGTGCCCGGCCCACGGTCCCACGGTCGAGAGCTCGCCGAGGTGGGTTCGGTCTCGGCAGACGATGAACTCCCAGCGCTGGAGGTTCTTCGAGCTTCCCGATCGCCGGCCGGCGTCGAGGATGCGGCTCACGTGGACCGGTTCGAGCGGTCGATCCGTGAACCGGCGGATCGCATGACGAGTGGCGATGGCGATCCAGGCGCCGCGGACCGTCGGAGCGCCGTCGGACGGGGTCATGTCGACGCCGGCCCGGTCGGCGCGGCCCCCGTCCCGATCGCGAGGGCGCTGAACGCCTCGTCCGCCTCGGCGATGCGGGGCGCCGCCACCGCCGAGGCCCGGTCCGCGGCCTCGGTCGGCGAGAGCGGTCCCCCGAAGGCGTCCGCGAGGAACGAGGCAACCGCGCGACGATACGACTCGTGCTCGTGGAGCCAGCTGTGGTTCCCGCCCTCGACGATGAGGGTCTCGACGCGCCGCGCGCCACCGCCGCGGGCCGCCCGCGCCAGCCGCTCGAGGTGCGAGACGGGGACAACGGCGTCCGCCGACCCGTGGACGAGGAGGATCGGGCCCTCGTATCGCGTGATCGCCCGGCTGGCCGACAGCGCACGGACCGCATGCCCACGCGGTCGCAGGTAGACCCGCGTCGTCAGCTCGGCGAGCGGCGTCGCGAACGGTTCGGGGATCGGGAGTGAGGCGAGACGGAAGGTCTGGCGCGTGAGGCGTCGCGGATCCGCCGGTGCGGAGAGGCTCACGAGGGCGGTGCAGCGATCGCCGGCCCGCGCCGCGGCGATGATCGCGCCGACCCCACCGAGCGAGTGGCCGAGCACGGCGACGGCCGTCACCTCCGCTCGGGCGCTGAGCGCAGCGAGCGCCGCCTCGGCGTCCGCGGCAAACTCGCCGACGCTGATCGGCAGCCGCTCCGGCGGGTTTGCGCCATGGCCGCGGACATCGAACGTAAGGACATGGAATCCCGCGGCGTGGAGCACCTCGGCGTGGGGCAGCGTCCGCGACCGGTTCGACTCCCAGCCGTGGACGATGACGACCCCCGGACCGGGGGCCCCGTCGCGGGCGGGGATGAACCACCCCGGGAGCGCGGCCGCGGAGGATGGGACGGACAGCTCCACGAACGGCAGCCCGAGGTCGGCCGGGCTGACGGTCGGTGGCCGGCGCCGCGGGTAGCCGGCCCGGACGCGGTAGATAAGGGCGAACCGGTAGGCCGCCGCGAGCGGGGCACCCACGAGCCCGGTGAACAGGCCGAGCCGGGCGAGCGGGCGACGGATGGAGCTCATGTCCACAGGGGACGTCACCCGGCGTCGCCTGTCAAGCGCGGGCCGGTAGACTTCGGACGATGCCCGACAGAGACCCACGCGACGTTCTCGGGGTGGCCCGGGACGCGAGCCAGACGACGATCAAGGCGGCCTGGCGGCGCCTCGCCCGCGAACACCACCCGGACGTGGTCGGCGCGGATCCGGCGATCGCCCGCGCAGCGACACGACGGATGGCCCAGATCAACGCAGCGTATGAGGCGCTCCGCGACGCTCCGACGCCCGTTTCGGCGCAGGCGGCGCGACGAGGTCCAGCCGCCACGGACGAACCATGGGCCGGATCGACTGTGCGTCCTCCGTCCGGCCCGCCGCGCGCCCGGCCGACGCGCCCCGTCACCCGCCGTGTCGACACGACGGACACGTTCCAGCCGCGGAATCGGCCGACGACCGTGCGGCCGCATCGGAGCGCCCGTGAGCCCGGACAGTCGCCGCCGCGGACCATCGTCATCGACCGCGAGCCGCCGCGTGCCTCCGATCCCACCGGCCCGCTCCGTCGCTCACGGGCCCGATCGTTCGTCGCACCTGACCCGCCGGACTTCGATGCGGCCCTCGCGATGGAGGTGGCGTTCGGCAAGTTCCGTGGCCACACCCTCGGCGAGATCGCGGCCTTCGAACCGTCGTACATCGACTGGATCGCTTCGACGATCACCCGCGAGCCGGGGCTCGTCGCCGCCGCGCGGGTCATCCGCGACGACCTCGATCGCCGCGGGGTCGTCCGTCGCCGGCGGGAGACGGACCGCCAGCGGCGCGATCGGGAGCGGCACGTTCGGGAGTGGTCGAGGATCTTCGGTTCGGACGACTGACCCGCGATCGGCCGGAATCTCGATCGCCTCCCGTTGGCCGGGAGGCGATCGATGGGTGGCGCTCGAACGATGAGTCCAGCCGTACCGCGATCCGGGCCTGCTGGCCGAATGATCGTGGTTACTCGGCTCGTGGCCGGTGTCCGGATGCTGGCCCACGACCGCCCATGTGCTCCTGGGCAGGCCGCCTGTCCGTCCATCGGCCCGTGACCGACGCCCCAGGGAGTTCCCGGTATCGTCGCGGTCCGGCGTGCCCAGACTGTATGGCCCGCCCGGGCGTCAGGGGAATGGCTCCTCCGTCCCGGTGCGGCGCGGGCGATGGTCGGGCGCATGCGGGCACCATCCCGGGACGGACGTACCAGATGCGTCGGCGCACCGCGGGCGCACCCCGGGTACGCTGTCCGACGTGTCGCCGACGGTCCGCCG
This region includes:
- a CDS encoding nitroreductase family protein, whose protein sequence is MTPSDGAPTVRGAWIAIATRHAIRRFTDRPLEPVHVSRILDAGRRSGSSKNLQRWEFIVCRDRTHLGELSTVGPWAGHVAGAAVAIALVTPDPHGPDAPLSILFDLGQAAANIQLAAWELGIGSCPATVYDHDLARRLLGYPTDRRCEYLLSFGYPADPSELTRSLRAGGRRRLDELVHEERW
- a CDS encoding alpha/beta fold hydrolase translates to MTSPVDMSSIRRPLARLGLFTGLVGAPLAAAYRFALIYRVRAGYPRRRPPTVSPADLGLPFVELSVPSSAAALPGWFIPARDGAPGPGVVIVHGWESNRSRTLPHAEVLHAAGFHVLTFDVRGHGANPPERLPISVGEFAADAEAALAALSARAEVTAVAVLGHSLGGVGAIIAAARAGDRCTALVSLSAPADPRRLTRQTFRLASLPIPEPFATPLAELTTRVYLRPRGHAVRALSASRAITRYEGPILLVHGSADAVVPVSHLERLARAARGGGARRVETLIVEGGNHSWLHEHESYRRAVASFLADAFGGPLSPTEAADRASAVAAPRIAEADEAFSALAIGTGAAPTGPAST
- a CDS encoding J domain-containing protein — protein: MPDRDPRDVLGVARDASQTTIKAAWRRLAREHHPDVVGADPAIARAATRRMAQINAAYEALRDAPTPVSAQAARRGPAATDEPWAGSTVRPPSGPPRARPTRPVTRRVDTTDTFQPRNRPTTVRPHRSAREPGQSPPRTIVIDREPPRASDPTGPLRRSRARSFVAPDPPDFDAALAMEVAFGKFRGHTLGEIAAFEPSYIDWIASTITREPGLVAAARVIRDDLDRRGVVRRRRETDRQRRDRERHVREWSRIFGSDD